From the Ferrigenium kumadai genome, one window contains:
- the rimI gene encoding ribosomal protein S18-alanine N-acetyltransferase → MTEADVDAVFAIEQAVQAYPWTRGNFSDSLANGYLCRVDETEDGIRGYAILMPAVDEAELLTIGVAAAQQRKGLGRAMLGAMLMLARERNMQRVFLEVRPSNTAAVALYRSAGFAEVGVRRGYYQNANGSEDALVMACDFAGDEHG, encoded by the coding sequence ATGACCGAAGCCGACGTGGATGCGGTGTTCGCCATCGAGCAGGCGGTGCAGGCCTACCCGTGGACGCGCGGCAATTTCAGCGACTCGCTGGCGAACGGCTACCTGTGCCGCGTGGATGAGACGGAAGACGGAATACGCGGCTATGCGATCCTGATGCCGGCGGTGGACGAGGCGGAGTTGCTGACCATTGGTGTGGCCGCGGCCCAGCAGCGCAAAGGTCTGGGGCGCGCGATGCTGGGCGCGATGCTCATGCTTGCGCGCGAGAGGAACATGCAGCGCGTGTTCCTCGAAGTGCGTCCGTCCAACACGGCAGCGGTCGCGTTGTACCGCAGCGCGGGCTTCGCCGAGGTCGGTGTGCGGCGCGGTTACTATCAGAACGCGAACGGCAGCGAGGACGCGCTGGTGATGGCGTGCGATTTTGCTGGAGATGAACATGGATAG
- the tsaB gene encoding tRNA (adenosine(37)-N6)-threonylcarbamoyltransferase complex dimerization subunit type 1 TsaB, producing MRVLALETSTEYCSVALWQDGAVMDRCEAVGQKHSEVLMSMLDALLKDAGLGIRDMDGIAFGMGPGSFTGVRIACGVTQGLALGANLPVVGVCTLEALAEASGHGKVVAVLDARMGEIYHAAYEKQGGEWIAASEPCLCKPGDAPVVTGERWFATGSGFSVNSEALQARYAGQLHGVDGTVVPQASAIASLGARRLARGEGVDAAQALPLYLRDKVALKTSEREAR from the coding sequence ATGCGCGTATTGGCACTGGAAACCTCCACCGAATACTGCTCCGTCGCCTTGTGGCAGGACGGCGCAGTCATGGACCGCTGCGAAGCGGTGGGGCAGAAGCATTCCGAGGTATTGATGAGCATGCTGGATGCCTTGCTCAAGGATGCGGGACTCGGGATCAGGGACATGGACGGCATCGCCTTCGGCATGGGGCCGGGCTCGTTCACCGGCGTGCGCATCGCCTGCGGCGTGACACAGGGGCTGGCGCTGGGGGCGAACCTGCCGGTGGTCGGCGTGTGCACGCTCGAGGCGCTGGCCGAAGCGTCGGGACACGGCAAGGTGGTCGCGGTGCTGGATGCGCGCATGGGCGAGATCTACCACGCGGCCTACGAGAAGCAGGGCGGCGAGTGGATCGCGGCGAGCGAACCCTGTCTGTGCAAGCCGGGGGATGCGCCGGTGGTGACGGGCGAGCGCTGGTTCGCTACAGGCAGCGGTTTCTCGGTGAACAGCGAAGCGCTGCAGGCGCGTTATGCGGGGCAGCTGCATGGCGTGGACGGAACCGTCGTCCCGCAGGCCTCCGCCATCGCCTCGCTGGGCGCGCGGCGTCTCGCGAGAGGCGAGGGCGTCGATGCGGCGCAGGCTCTGCCGCTCTACTTGCGCGACAAGGTCGCGCTGAAGACCAGTGAACGGGAAGCGCGTTGA
- the ispF gene encoding 2-C-methyl-D-erythritol 2,4-cyclodiphosphate synthase: MRIGQGFDVHQLVEGRKLIIGGVDIPYDKGLLGHSDADVLLHAISDALLGAAALGDIGKHFADTDAKYKNIDSRILLREVVHMVREQGYRVANLDATIIAQAPKMAPHIAHMVAHIASDLRVEKSAVNVKATTTEKLGYTGRGEGIAAQAVVLLLADN; encoded by the coding sequence ATGCGTATCGGACAGGGTTTCGACGTCCATCAACTCGTCGAAGGGCGCAAGCTCATCATCGGCGGCGTGGACATCCCGTATGACAAGGGGCTGCTCGGGCATTCCGACGCGGACGTGCTGCTGCATGCGATCAGCGATGCGCTGCTGGGCGCGGCGGCGCTGGGCGACATCGGCAAACATTTCGCCGATACCGACGCGAAGTACAAGAACATCGACAGCCGCATTCTACTTCGCGAAGTGGTGCACATGGTGCGCGAGCAGGGCTATCGCGTCGCCAACCTGGATGCGACCATCATCGCGCAGGCGCCGAAGATGGCGCCGCATATCGCGCACATGGTCGCGCACATCGCATCAGACCTGCGTGTGGAGAAAAGCGCCGTCAACGTGAAGGCGACCACCACCGAGAAGCTGGGCTATACCGGGCGCGGTGAGGGAATCGCGGCGCAGGCGGTGGTATTGCTGCTGGCAGATAACTGA
- the ispD gene encoding 2-C-methyl-D-erythritol 4-phosphate cytidylyltransferase has product MSEFHALVPAAGFGARMGHELPKQYLPLAGKPMIAHALETLCACPDLSTVFVVLAPDDTLFHGYDWSHCGEKLQPLYCGGETRAESVANGLLASELEPDDWVLVHDAARPCLMQAHLSKLIAELRDDAVGGILAVPVADTLKRADAQQRIACTEPREGLWQAQTPQMFRAGLLAQALQQCRNVTDEASAVEALGLSPKLVASESTNFKVTYPQDLLLAELLLQQGK; this is encoded by the coding sequence ATGTCTGAATTCCACGCTCTGGTTCCTGCCGCCGGCTTCGGCGCGCGCATGGGGCATGAACTGCCCAAGCAATATCTGCCGCTCGCCGGCAAGCCGATGATCGCCCACGCGCTCGAAACGCTCTGCGCTTGTCCCGACCTGTCCACGGTATTCGTCGTGCTGGCTCCCGACGATACGCTGTTCCACGGTTACGACTGGTCGCATTGCGGCGAGAAGCTGCAGCCGCTGTATTGCGGCGGCGAGACGCGCGCGGAGAGCGTGGCCAACGGCCTGCTGGCGTCTGAGCTGGAGCCGGACGACTGGGTGCTGGTGCACGATGCGGCGCGCCCCTGTCTGATGCAGGCGCATCTGTCCAAACTGATCGCCGAGCTGCGCGACGACGCGGTGGGCGGCATTCTCGCCGTGCCGGTGGCGGACACGCTGAAACGCGCCGATGCGCAGCAGCGCATCGCCTGCACCGAGCCGCGCGAAGGGCTGTGGCAGGCACAGACGCCGCAGATGTTCCGCGCGGGCCTGCTGGCGCAGGCGCTGCAGCAATGCCGCAATGTGACGGACGAGGCATCTGCCGTCGAGGCGCTGGGCCTGAGCCCGAAGCTGGTGGCGAGCGAATCGACCAATTTCAAGGTGACTTATCCGCAGGACCTGCTGCTGGCGGAGTTGCTGCTTCAACAAGGAAAATAA
- a CDS encoding HD domain-containing phosphohydrolase yields MRHAEHSRIRQLWRNIRLFMAVWTLVIGGSLVWSLYYQQHGFESALHAEATSIHDMDMAYRYWIVHSGGIYVPVSDKTPPNPLLSHVPERDITTPSGKQLTLLNSAYLLRLVHEDMAHGSGLRAHIASLKPINPVNMADNWERQALEAFKRGSKEWASVDAMDGKTYYRYMKPMVTEQDCLKCHAKYGDKLGDIRGGVSVSIPIDALLRDDRNERIVLIGGHGVIWGLGLLGLFLGGKRQRRVILDAEQSEAEATLLANSIAHAIYGQDVEGNCTFVNEACVKVLGYNDASELLGRKMHALIHHTRPDGSPYPYEACPTYRSIHEGRSFYVDDEVLWRKDGSSFPVEYWSYPVMQDGQARGAVVTFLDITEQLRVKDELKHSQVLFEAVIENIPAMVFLKRADDLRFELFNRTGEKLLGYSRVDLLGKNDHDLFPKEQADFFIQKDREVLASHRLLEVPEEPIKAADGSEKWLHTFKIGLYDEKGQPSHLLGISVDITARKKVEDELRESEAKLAEAQRMAHLGHWHLDLAKNELKWSDEIYRIFEIDPQRFGATYEAFLDSIHPDDREAVNQAYTNSLKNRSSYRIEHRLLMKDGRVKYVEEKCETTFAEDGTPLRSLGTVQDVTAIRFSERALREHQEVLEQALEGTIHTVSMAVELRDPYTSGHQRRVAELACAIGRAMGLDDERIKGIRLGATIHDIGKIAVPAEVLSKPSRLTTIEYQIVREHAVMGYNILKDVKFPWPVAEIAHQHHERMDGSGYPQGLKGEAICLEARIVAVADVVESMASHRPYRPGLGMPAALDEIATHRGVLYDAQVVDACRQVLDAGFEFT; encoded by the coding sequence ATGCGGCACGCAGAACATTCCCGAATCAGGCAACTCTGGCGCAATATCAGGCTGTTCATGGCCGTGTGGACACTGGTCATCGGTGGGTCCCTGGTCTGGAGCCTCTATTACCAGCAACACGGTTTCGAGTCCGCGCTGCATGCCGAGGCCACATCCATCCATGACATGGACATGGCATACCGTTACTGGATCGTCCACAGCGGCGGCATATACGTGCCGGTCAGTGACAAGACGCCTCCCAATCCCTTGCTGAGTCACGTGCCGGAGCGCGACATTACCACCCCTTCAGGGAAACAACTCACCCTGCTGAACTCGGCATATCTCCTCAGGCTGGTACATGAGGACATGGCTCATGGCAGCGGGCTGCGGGCTCATATCGCCAGCCTGAAGCCGATCAACCCGGTCAACATGGCGGACAACTGGGAGCGGCAGGCACTTGAAGCCTTCAAACGAGGCAGCAAGGAGTGGGCGTCGGTCGATGCGATGGACGGCAAAACCTACTACCGCTACATGAAGCCCATGGTTACGGAGCAGGATTGCCTGAAGTGCCATGCCAAGTACGGCGACAAGCTGGGAGACATCCGCGGCGGAGTCAGTGTTTCCATTCCTATCGACGCGCTGTTACGGGACGATCGGAACGAGCGCATCGTATTGATCGGCGGGCACGGAGTGATCTGGGGACTGGGCCTGCTGGGATTGTTCCTCGGCGGCAAGCGGCAACGGCGGGTGATCCTTGACGCGGAGCAGAGCGAAGCGGAGGCCACCCTGCTGGCGAATTCTATCGCGCATGCCATCTACGGCCAGGATGTGGAAGGGAACTGCACCTTTGTGAACGAGGCCTGCGTAAAGGTGCTTGGCTATAACGATGCATCCGAACTGCTTGGCAGGAAGATGCATGCGCTGATACACCATACCCGGCCGGACGGTTCGCCCTATCCCTACGAAGCCTGCCCGACCTACCGCTCGATCCATGAGGGGAGGTCGTTCTATGTCGACGACGAGGTGCTCTGGCGCAAGGACGGCAGTTCCTTCCCCGTCGAATACTGGTCCTATCCGGTGATGCAGGACGGTCAGGCGCGGGGCGCGGTGGTGACCTTCCTCGACATCACCGAGCAATTGCGCGTCAAGGATGAACTGAAGCACTCCCAGGTTTTGTTCGAGGCCGTCATCGAGAACATCCCGGCGATGGTGTTCCTCAAGCGGGCAGATGATCTTCGTTTTGAACTGTTCAATCGCACGGGCGAAAAACTGCTGGGTTATTCACGTGTCGATCTGCTGGGCAAGAACGACCACGACTTGTTCCCGAAGGAACAGGCGGACTTCTTCATTCAGAAGGATCGCGAGGTGCTGGCGAGCCATCGCTTGCTGGAGGTACCGGAAGAGCCGATCAAGGCCGCCGACGGCAGCGAGAAATGGCTGCATACCTTCAAGATCGGCCTGTACGACGAGAAGGGGCAGCCCAGCCACCTGCTCGGCATCTCGGTCGACATCACCGCACGCAAGAAGGTCGAGGACGAGCTGCGCGAGAGCGAAGCCAAGCTGGCCGAGGCTCAGCGCATGGCGCATCTGGGGCATTGGCATCTTGACCTGGCGAAGAACGAATTGAAGTGGTCGGACGAGATCTACCGCATCTTCGAAATCGATCCGCAGCGCTTCGGCGCCACCTACGAGGCGTTCCTCGACAGCATCCACCCGGACGACCGCGAAGCGGTGAACCAGGCCTATACCAATTCGCTGAAGAACCGCTCTTCCTACCGGATCGAGCACCGCCTGCTGATGAAGGACGGGCGGGTCAAATATGTCGAGGAGAAGTGCGAGACGACCTTTGCCGAGGATGGCACGCCGCTACGCTCCCTGGGGACGGTGCAGGACGTGACGGCGATCCGCTTCTCGGAGCGTGCCCTGCGCGAGCATCAGGAAGTGCTGGAGCAGGCGCTGGAAGGCACGATCCATACAGTCTCGATGGCGGTCGAGTTGCGCGATCCCTATACCTCCGGTCATCAGCGGCGCGTGGCCGAACTGGCCTGCGCGATCGGGCGGGCGATGGGATTGGACGACGAACGTATCAAGGGCATCCGCCTGGGCGCGACCATCCACGACATCGGCAAGATCGCCGTGCCGGCCGAGGTGCTCAGCAAACCCTCGCGGCTGACCACGATCGAATACCAGATCGTGCGGGAGCATGCCGTGATGGGCTACAACATCCTCAAGGACGTGAAGTTCCCCTGGCCGGTCGCCGAGATCGCGCATCAGCATCACGAGCGCATGGACGGTTCCGGCTATCCGCAGGGACTCAAGGGCGAGGCGATCTGCCTGGAAGCGAGGATAGTCGCCGTGGCCGACGTGGTGGAATCGATGGCCTCGCATCGTCCCTATCGTCCGGGGCTGGGCATGCCGGCGGCGCTGGATGAGATTGCCACCCACCGCGGGGTGCTCTATGACGCGCAGGTGGTCGATGCCTGCCGTCAGGTGCTGGATGCCGGATTCGAGTTCACCTGA
- a CDS encoding HD domain-containing phosphohydrolase yields the protein MSHEQQILPILYEMAMSIGGEVSLKPLLVKTLQRLLYHTSFPAGLVFLDMPPDTGAATVEARLEAVIGDFELGGSVGHTLTLPATLLRGGPELREDPALLASLSGQGSAYSMFLRLPIDRHGVILLLAPRLPQTELPLTRIFQPVMANLAKAILLCRHYDAYTAGLVSERDVAWESLRKVNRALKTLSSGNEALVRASEEATLLQEMCRVVVEVGGYHVAWVGYAQNDEKKSVQPMAQYGIEADYLGKLRFSWADDEFGRGPTGTAIRSGELQVISDAYTAPSFTPWRAAAIESGCASILALPLMDSEGHAFGALTIDTAEANAFHEEEVRLLRELANDLSYGIVNLRSRAERRRNAEQLHKGLEDTIQAISATVEMRDPSTSGHQRRVAQLAGAIATELGLTPDRVHGIRLAGMVHDVGKIGVPAEILSKPARLSPIEMRLVREHAAMGYNILKDVKFAWPVAEIAHQHHERMDGSGYPQGLKGEAICLEARIVAVADVVESMASHRPYRPAMGMESVVQEITVNRGVLYDAQVVDVCLRLLDQGFKFE from the coding sequence ATGAGCCACGAACAGCAGATACTGCCCATACTTTATGAGATGGCCATGTCCATCGGCGGCGAGGTGAGCTTGAAACCGCTGCTGGTGAAGACGCTGCAACGACTGCTTTACCATACCTCGTTTCCGGCCGGCCTGGTGTTTCTCGATATGCCGCCCGACACCGGCGCGGCGACGGTTGAGGCCAGGCTGGAGGCCGTCATCGGCGATTTTGAACTCGGTGGAAGCGTCGGACATACTTTGACACTGCCTGCCACTCTTCTGCGCGGAGGTCCCGAACTGCGCGAAGACCCTGCATTGCTCGCATCGCTTTCCGGCCAAGGGAGTGCCTATTCCATGTTCCTGCGCCTGCCTATTGATCGCCATGGAGTGATCCTGCTGCTCGCGCCCAGGCTCCCGCAAACCGAACTGCCGCTCACCCGGATTTTCCAGCCGGTGATGGCGAACCTGGCCAAGGCCATTCTGCTCTGCCGTCATTACGATGCATACACCGCCGGGCTGGTCAGCGAACGCGACGTGGCCTGGGAGAGTCTGCGCAAGGTCAACCGCGCACTAAAGACGCTGAGTTCCGGCAATGAAGCTCTGGTTCGCGCCTCAGAAGAGGCTACGTTGCTTCAGGAAATGTGCCGCGTGGTGGTCGAGGTCGGCGGCTATCACGTGGCTTGGGTCGGCTATGCGCAGAATGACGAGAAGAAGTCGGTGCAGCCGATGGCTCAGTACGGAATCGAGGCGGACTATCTCGGCAAACTGCGCTTCTCATGGGCAGACGACGAGTTCGGGCGAGGGCCGACGGGAACCGCGATCCGCAGCGGCGAACTGCAGGTCATCTCAGATGCATATACCGCCCCTTCCTTTACACCTTGGCGCGCCGCGGCCATCGAGAGCGGCTGCGCTTCCATCCTCGCATTGCCACTCATGGACAGCGAGGGGCATGCCTTCGGCGCGCTCACCATCGACACCGCGGAAGCGAACGCATTCCACGAGGAAGAGGTCCGACTGTTGCGCGAGCTTGCCAACGACCTTTCGTATGGCATCGTCAATCTGCGCAGCCGTGCGGAACGCCGGCGCAATGCGGAACAGTTGCATAAGGGACTGGAGGATACGATCCAGGCGATCTCAGCCACGGTCGAGATGCGCGATCCCTCTACCTCCGGCCATCAGCGGCGCGTGGCGCAGCTCGCCGGGGCGATCGCCACCGAACTGGGGCTGACGCCGGATCGCGTCCACGGCATCCGCCTTGCCGGCATGGTGCACGATGTCGGCAAGATCGGTGTTCCGGCGGAGATACTCAGCAAACCGGCACGGCTGAGTCCGATTGAAATGCGGCTGGTGCGCGAGCATGCAGCGATGGGGTACAACATCCTCAAGGACGTCAAGTTTGCCTGGCCGGTCGCCGAGATCGCCCATCAGCACCACGAACGCATGGATGGTTCCGGCTACCCGCAGGGACTCAAGGGCGAGGCGATCTGCCTGGAAGCGAGGATCGTCGCCGTGGCCGACGTGGTGGAATCGATGGCTTCGCATCGTCCGTACAGGCCTGCAATGGGCATGGAATCGGTAGTGCAGGAGATAACCGTTAACCGCGGTGTGCTTTACGATGCGCAAGTGGTGGATGTCTGCCTCCGGCTGCTGGATCAAGGCTTCAAGTTCGAGTGA
- a CDS encoding ATP-binding protein, with the protein MNSIVNIFRRFVPGTAGRSSSALLDKWRAGSALAALAVLLICLGVTYYLWQKEQRDIQNEVRSTFQNRTDQAVVRFRQHFEMYEQMLHATEGLFMASNRVEPEEFRRFIASLHLHEKIPEIRSVGFIAARPDAQSLGGMHAVTTLIEPATAGNRAALGRDIYLDRLRRESLDLAAHSGGLAISNKIRLLGESEAEAQTGLRLYWPVYRHGRWDGGTFSNRENGRRELDGWVFASLDMEPVLGEFAHGENQVTIDIYDGDDMLDAERQQDSEVDRVGGDSGVAMMTAARRVDIGGYTWTLVAHALPDTMAISKRDQSALVLRIGIAASVLLALFTGLLLRSALRALVQQHELAQQEEALRLSESKLQAVLDNAPVGIWLLDVGGRYRFVNKVFCESLGIPEERFLSANSLFEVLEPTMAEQCLRSDRECLQGDGIHHSREVLTLFDGKQHQMAVTKVKLHDSAGKVVGMIGVSADISEQQAREEALQALLSAKSAFMANMSHEIRTPMNSVLGMSRLALDIAPEGRLRGYLEKIEESGELLLRIIDDILDFSKIEAGKLEIENTDFDLGVLIASVANLHSERARAKGIALRIEHVPQLSRLRGDALRIRQVLINLIDNAVKFTTRGEVTVRVQEIIHGDGVELRFEVEDSGIGMSEAVMLRLFQPFQQADMSTTRQFGGSGLGLSICKRLVELMGGKIGVRSKEGLGSAFWFTLHLLRAPQIELQKDILSRDATVQMHKLHDAKVLLVENNPFNQEVATEFLVKAGMSVQIANTGLEALELLRKDTFDCVLMDVQMPEMDGLEATRQIRSNSAWAELPVIAMTASAFREDREQCMAAGMSDFISKPVHPAQLYAVIARWLVGSSSSDEIPPVEPLQPSETAELELSDLYERLGQDRHKVGEFVHKFLGMARGDMVNIEEALRLRDGEALKQWGHHLRSPAFMVGAYRFSALCEQMEKLKEENWAAVQHLVAEMHAVLDCVEDKLDHALEALA; encoded by the coding sequence ATGAACAGCATCGTCAATATATTCAGGAGGTTCGTCCCGGGCACCGCAGGACGCTCGTCCAGCGCGCTGTTGGATAAATGGCGCGCCGGTTCGGCGCTGGCCGCATTGGCTGTGCTGCTCATCTGTTTGGGGGTCACCTATTACCTTTGGCAGAAAGAGCAACGCGACATACAAAACGAGGTACGTTCGACTTTTCAAAACAGGACGGATCAGGCTGTCGTGCGCTTCAGGCAGCATTTCGAGATGTACGAACAGATGTTGCATGCAACCGAGGGATTGTTCATGGCTTCCAATCGCGTTGAGCCCGAGGAGTTCCGGCGCTTCATCGCGAGTCTGCACTTGCATGAAAAGATTCCTGAGATTCGCTCGGTGGGTTTCATTGCCGCAAGGCCAGACGCACAAAGTCTGGGCGGCATGCACGCGGTGACTACGCTGATCGAACCGGCGACGGCCGGGAACCGGGCCGCACTGGGGCGTGATATCTATCTCGATCGGCTGCGACGCGAGTCGCTGGATCTCGCCGCACATTCTGGCGGACTCGCGATCTCCAACAAGATCCGGTTGCTCGGGGAATCCGAAGCGGAAGCACAAACCGGCTTGCGGCTGTATTGGCCAGTTTATCGGCATGGTCGGTGGGATGGAGGCACCTTTTCGAATCGCGAAAACGGGCGCCGAGAGTTGGATGGCTGGGTGTTTGCCTCACTCGATATGGAACCGGTGCTCGGCGAATTCGCGCACGGCGAGAACCAGGTCACCATCGATATCTATGATGGCGACGACATGCTTGATGCCGAGCGACAGCAGGACAGCGAGGTGGATAGGGTGGGGGGGGATTCGGGTGTCGCGATGATGACGGCGGCGCGCCGTGTGGACATCGGCGGTTATACCTGGACACTTGTCGCCCATGCATTACCAGACACGATGGCGATATCGAAGCGTGACCAGTCTGCGCTGGTCCTGCGCATCGGGATCGCCGCCAGCGTTTTGTTGGCGTTGTTCACTGGGTTGTTGCTGCGCAGTGCGTTGCGTGCGCTGGTGCAACAGCATGAATTGGCGCAGCAGGAGGAAGCCTTACGTTTGAGCGAGAGCAAGCTGCAAGCTGTGCTGGATAATGCACCTGTCGGCATTTGGTTGTTGGATGTGGGCGGGCGCTACCGCTTCGTCAACAAGGTGTTTTGCGAATCGTTGGGTATACCGGAAGAGCGTTTCTTGAGTGCGAACAGCCTCTTCGAAGTGCTCGAGCCGACCATGGCGGAGCAATGCCTGCGTTCCGACCGTGAGTGCCTGCAAGGTGATGGCATCCACCACTCGCGTGAGGTGCTCACCCTCTTCGATGGTAAGCAGCACCAGATGGCGGTGACCAAGGTTAAGTTGCACGATAGTGCCGGAAAAGTGGTTGGGATGATCGGTGTGTCGGCGGATATCTCCGAACAGCAGGCGCGTGAAGAGGCATTGCAAGCCTTGCTGAGCGCCAAGAGCGCTTTCATGGCCAATATGAGCCATGAGATACGAACCCCCATGAACAGCGTGCTCGGCATGTCCCGCTTGGCACTGGATATCGCGCCGGAAGGAAGATTGCGCGGATACCTTGAAAAGATCGAAGAGTCGGGAGAGCTGCTGTTGCGCATCATCGACGACATCCTGGATTTCTCCAAAATCGAGGCAGGCAAACTGGAGATCGAAAACACCGACTTCGACCTGGGCGTGCTGATTGCCAGCGTGGCGAACTTGCATAGTGAACGTGCTCGAGCCAAGGGCATTGCGTTACGAATTGAGCACGTGCCGCAACTATCCCGTTTGCGCGGCGATGCTTTGCGTATTCGCCAAGTGCTGATCAATCTCATCGATAACGCCGTCAAATTTACCACGCGTGGCGAAGTGACAGTGCGCGTACAGGAAATCATCCACGGCGATGGCGTTGAGTTGCGCTTCGAAGTCGAAGACAGCGGCATCGGTATGAGCGAAGCTGTGATGCTGCGATTGTTTCAGCCTTTTCAGCAGGCCGATATGTCCACCACGCGGCAGTTCGGCGGCAGCGGCCTCGGGCTGAGTATATGCAAGCGGCTGGTCGAGCTGATGGGAGGGAAGATTGGCGTGCGCAGCAAGGAAGGGCTGGGCAGCGCATTCTGGTTCACCTTGCATTTGCTACGGGCGCCGCAAATCGAACTGCAAAAGGATATCTTGTCCAGGGACGCAACTGTGCAGATGCACAAGCTTCATGATGCCAAAGTGCTGCTGGTCGAGAACAATCCGTTCAATCAGGAGGTGGCAACCGAATTTCTTGTTAAGGCGGGTATGTCCGTACAGATTGCCAACACCGGGCTGGAAGCGCTTGAGTTGTTGCGCAAAGACACCTTCGACTGTGTGCTGATGGATGTGCAAATGCCGGAAATGGATGGACTGGAAGCGACACGCCAGATTCGCAGCAATTCCGCATGGGCGGAACTGCCAGTCATTGCGATGACTGCCAGCGCGTTCAGGGAAGACCGGGAGCAATGCATGGCGGCAGGCATGAGCGACTTCATCAGCAAGCCGGTGCATCCGGCGCAATTGTACGCAGTGATCGCACGCTGGCTGGTGGGGAGTTCCTCGTCGGATGAAATTCCGCCGGTCGAGCCGCTGCAGCCCTCCGAAACGGCAGAACTGGAACTGTCTGATCTGTATGAGCGCCTGGGGCAGGATCGCCACAAGGTCGGTGAGTTCGTGCACAAATTCCTCGGGATGGCGCGTGGCGATATGGTGAATATTGAAGAAGCCCTGCGCTTGCGCGACGGCGAGGCGCTGAAGCAGTGGGGGCATCATTTGCGTTCCCCGGCCTTTATGGTCGGGGCTTACCGCTTCTCCGCACTGTGCGAGCAGATGGAAAAATTGAAAGAAGAAAACTGGGCGGCGGTGCAGCATCTTGTGGCAGAAATGCATGCCGTTCTGGATTGTGTCGAAGATAAACTGGATCATGCCCTGGAGGCATTGGCATGA
- a CDS encoding ABC transporter substrate-binding protein, whose translation MVERYGRLLLCLMLLCGSASARPLQPAKVLFYYPIAVGGEIASVIDQRVAEFEAMHPAIDIEPIYSGTYKESLAKVLAANRAGTPPTLAVLHAVDLHTLIDADAIVPFDEFATTVDRDWLEDFEPAFMVNSRAGGKTWGIPFQRSTILLYWNKRAFSAAGLNPERPPQSWDEMRSMARRLTLRDKSGNVTRWGVQIPSSGFPYWLFQGWVTTNGGELMNAAGTETYFDQPAVIEALDYWNDLSRGDQVHPPGIIEWGSTPDDFLDERVSMIWTTSGNLANIARRAQFEFGVTSLPAHKRSGSPTGGGNFYVFKRSTPAQREAALEFIQWMTSPQQAAQWSMDTGYIPVRKSAWDVPLYRQYARRFPVATVAHAALEHSVPELSTHENQRVTKVLDEALYAALKGEKTPGQALREAQSRAMRILRPYQR comes from the coding sequence GTGGTTGAACGGTATGGTCGGTTACTGCTGTGTCTGATGCTGCTCTGCGGCAGTGCCTCGGCGCGTCCGCTACAGCCCGCAAAGGTGTTGTTCTATTACCCGATTGCGGTGGGCGGCGAGATCGCAAGCGTCATCGATCAGCGAGTCGCCGAGTTCGAGGCGATGCATCCTGCAATCGACATCGAGCCGATTTATTCCGGCACCTACAAAGAATCGTTAGCCAAGGTGCTGGCGGCCAACAGGGCCGGTACGCCGCCAACTTTGGCCGTGCTACACGCGGTGGATCTGCATACCCTGATTGATGCCGATGCGATTGTGCCTTTCGATGAGTTCGCTACAACCGTGGATCGAGATTGGCTGGAAGATTTCGAGCCGGCCTTCATGGTCAATAGCCGGGCTGGCGGCAAGACCTGGGGTATACCCTTCCAGCGTTCGACTATTCTGCTCTACTGGAACAAACGTGCGTTCAGTGCCGCTGGCTTGAATCCGGAGCGTCCGCCACAAAGCTGGGATGAGATGCGCAGCATGGCACGCCGGCTGACCTTGCGCGATAAGTCCGGAAATGTGACGCGCTGGGGCGTGCAGATACCTTCCTCGGGTTTCCCCTATTGGCTGTTCCAGGGGTGGGTGACGACCAACGGGGGAGAGTTGATGAATGCGGCGGGAACAGAAACATACTTTGACCAGCCTGCCGTGATCGAAGCGCTGGATTACTGGAATGACCTGTCGCGGGGGGATCAAGTGCACCCGCCCGGTATCATCGAGTGGGGAAGCACTCCGGATGATTTCCTTGATGAGCGCGTTTCCATGATCTGGACGACCAGCGGCAATCTGGCAAACATCGCACGCCGTGCACAATTCGAATTCGGCGTGACCTCACTGCCCGCACACAAGCGCTCCGGTTCGCCCACAGGCGGGGGGAATTTCTATGTGTTCAAACGCAGCACACCAGCCCAGCGCGAGGCCGCGCTGGAGTTCATTCAATGGATGACTTCGCCGCAGCAAGCAGCGCAATGGAGCATGGATACCGGCTATATCCCCGTGCGCAAGAGTGCCTGGGATGTGCCGTTGTACAGGCAGTATGCACGACGCTTTCCGGTAGCGACTGTCGCGCATGCGGCGCTGGAACACAGCGTGCCTGAGCTTTCGACCCACGAGAACCAACGCGTGACCAAGGTGCTCGACGAAGCTTTGTACGCAGCTTTGAAAGGGGAGAAGACACCTGGGCAAGCCTTGCGTGAGGCGCAGTCCAGGGCGATGCGCATTTTGCGGCCTTATCAAAGGTGA